Proteins from a genomic interval of Ramlibacter algicola:
- a CDS encoding substrate-binding domain-containing protein, with protein MQRRTWALAALAATLASPLAFAQGKDLKIAHVYSRTGPLEAYGKQTQTGLMMGFDYATGGTMMVNGRKIVVIEKDDQGKPDVGKSLLASAYSDDKVDLAVGPTSSGVALAMLPVAEEYKKILLVEPAVADAITGEKWNKYVFRTGRNSSQDAISNAVAMDKDNVSVATLAQDYAFGRDGVKAFKEALKKAKIVHEEYLPATTTDFTAGIQRLIAALKDKPGRKVIEVVWAGGTPPFNALADADLKNRFGIEVSTGGNILPAMAAYKRFTGMEGATYYYFGIPKNPANEAMVSMHYKQFKSPPDFFTAGGFSAAMAIVTALKKTSGDTNAGKLITAMEGMSFDTPKGKMTFRKEDHQAMQSMYHFRIKNDPAFPWGVPELVHEIKPEEMNVPIKNKR; from the coding sequence ATGCAACGACGCACCTGGGCGCTGGCCGCCCTCGCCGCGACCCTGGCCAGCCCGCTCGCCTTCGCGCAGGGCAAGGACCTCAAGATCGCCCACGTCTACAGCCGCACCGGCCCGCTCGAGGCCTACGGCAAGCAGACCCAGACGGGCCTGATGATGGGCTTCGACTACGCCACCGGCGGCACGATGATGGTCAATGGCCGCAAGATCGTCGTGATCGAGAAGGACGACCAGGGCAAGCCGGACGTGGGCAAGTCGCTGCTGGCCAGCGCATACTCCGACGACAAGGTCGACCTGGCCGTCGGCCCGACGTCCTCCGGCGTCGCGCTCGCGATGCTGCCGGTCGCCGAGGAATACAAGAAGATCCTGCTGGTCGAGCCTGCCGTGGCCGACGCCATCACCGGCGAGAAGTGGAACAAGTACGTCTTCCGCACCGGCCGCAACAGCTCGCAGGATGCGATCTCCAACGCCGTCGCGATGGACAAGGACAACGTGTCCGTCGCCACGCTGGCGCAGGACTACGCGTTCGGCCGTGACGGCGTGAAGGCGTTCAAGGAAGCGCTGAAGAAGGCCAAGATCGTCCACGAGGAATACCTCCCGGCGACCACCACCGACTTCACCGCCGGCATCCAGCGCCTGATCGCGGCGCTGAAGGACAAGCCGGGCCGCAAGGTGATCGAGGTCGTGTGGGCGGGCGGCACGCCCCCCTTCAACGCGCTGGCCGACGCCGACCTGAAGAACCGCTTCGGCATCGAGGTCAGCACCGGCGGCAACATCCTGCCCGCGATGGCCGCGTACAAGCGCTTCACCGGCATGGAAGGCGCGACGTACTACTACTTCGGCATCCCGAAGAACCCGGCCAACGAGGCCATGGTGTCGATGCACTACAAGCAGTTCAAGTCGCCGCCGGACTTCTTCACCGCGGGCGGCTTCTCGGCGGCGATGGCCATCGTCACGGCCCTGAAGAAGACCAGTGGCGACACCAACGCCGGCAAGCTGATCACGGCGATGGAAGGCATGAGCTTCGACACGCCCAAGGGCAAGATGACCTTCCGCAAGGAAGACCACCAGGCCATGCAGAGCATGTACCACTTCCGGATCAAGAACGACCCGGCCTTCCCGTGGGGCGTCCCCGAGCTGGTCCACGAGATCAAGCCCGAAGAGATGAACGTCCCCATCAAGAACAAGCGCTAA
- a CDS encoding ABC transporter ATP-binding protein, translating to MSRLVTEELTIRFGGHVAVNAVGCSFEPGTLTAIVGPNGAGKTTYFNLISGQLKASAGRVSLGGRDLTGLSASARTRAGLGRAFQLTNLFPRLTVLENVRLAVQAANEGSHRRGLNLWSVWSDHADLLERADAILASIALKDKEHELVANLPHGDQRKLEVALLMALDPQVFMFDEPTAGMNAAEAPVILDLIRRLKADKSKTILLVEHKMDVVRELADRIIVLHNGTLVADGEPAEVIASPVVQEAYLGVSKEAA from the coding sequence ATGTCTCGTCTCGTCACCGAGGAGCTGACCATCCGCTTCGGCGGCCACGTGGCCGTCAACGCGGTGGGCTGCAGCTTCGAGCCCGGCACGCTCACGGCCATCGTCGGCCCGAATGGCGCCGGCAAGACGACGTACTTCAACCTCATCTCGGGGCAACTGAAGGCGTCGGCCGGGCGCGTGAGCCTGGGCGGGCGCGACCTCACTGGCCTGTCCGCGTCGGCTCGCACGCGCGCGGGCCTGGGCCGTGCGTTCCAGCTCACGAACCTGTTCCCGCGCCTCACCGTGCTGGAGAACGTGCGGCTGGCCGTTCAGGCCGCGAACGAAGGCTCCCATCGGCGGGGCCTGAACCTGTGGAGCGTGTGGAGCGACCACGCGGACCTGCTCGAGCGCGCCGACGCCATCCTGGCGTCGATCGCGCTCAAGGACAAGGAGCACGAACTCGTCGCCAACCTGCCGCACGGCGACCAGCGCAAGCTGGAAGTCGCACTGCTGATGGCGCTCGATCCGCAGGTGTTCATGTTCGACGAACCCACGGCCGGCATGAACGCGGCTGAAGCGCCCGTGATCCTGGACCTGATCCGCCGCCTGAAGGCCGACAAGAGCAAGACCATCCTGCTGGTCGAACACAAGATGGACGTGGTGCGCGAACTGGCTGACCGCATCATCGTGCTGCACAACGGCACGCTGGTGGCGGATGGCGAACCGGCCGAAGTGATCGCCTCGCCGGTCGTGCAAGAGGCGTATCTCGGCGTCAGCAAGGAGGCTGCATGA
- a CDS encoding ABC transporter ATP-binding protein, with amino-acid sequence MSGDLLVLEGVHTHIGAYHILHGVDLRVPKGQLTMLLGRNGAGKTTTLRTIMGLWQASAGRVTFAGEDITRWPTPRIAQRGVAYVPENMGIFADLTVRENMLLAARGARHATQIDEARLQWIFTLFPAVEKFWNHPAGKLSGGQKQMLAVSRAIVEPRELLVIDEPSKGLAPAIINNMIEAFAQLKESGVTILLVEQNFNFAKRLGDTVAVMDNGTIVHAGSMQELADDEQLQHSLLGLAL; translated from the coding sequence ATGAGCGGCGACCTGCTGGTGCTCGAAGGCGTGCACACGCACATCGGGGCGTACCACATCCTGCACGGCGTCGACCTGCGCGTGCCCAAGGGGCAGCTGACGATGCTGCTCGGGCGCAATGGCGCCGGCAAGACGACGACGCTGCGCACGATCATGGGCTTGTGGCAGGCGTCGGCCGGGCGCGTGACGTTCGCCGGCGAGGACATCACCAGGTGGCCGACGCCGCGCATCGCGCAACGCGGCGTGGCTTACGTGCCGGAGAACATGGGCATCTTCGCCGACCTCACGGTGCGCGAGAACATGCTGCTGGCCGCGCGCGGCGCGCGCCATGCGACGCAGATCGACGAGGCGCGGCTGCAGTGGATCTTCACGCTGTTCCCCGCGGTCGAGAAGTTCTGGAACCACCCGGCCGGCAAGCTGTCGGGCGGGCAGAAGCAGATGCTGGCGGTGTCGCGGGCGATCGTCGAGCCGCGCGAGCTGCTGGTGATCGACGAGCCGAGCAAGGGCCTCGCGCCCGCCATCATCAACAACATGATCGAGGCGTTCGCGCAGCTGAAGGAAAGCGGCGTGACCATCCTGCTGGTCGAGCAGAACTTCAACTTCGCCAAGCGCCTGGGCGACACGGTGGCCGTGATGGACAACGGCACCATCGTGCACGCGGGCTCGATGCAGGAGCTCGCGGACGACGAGCAGTTGCAGCACTCGCTGTTGGGACTGGCGCTATGA
- a CDS encoding branched-chain amino acid ABC transporter permease yields MKSDVDWMPVALVPVLALLVLPFVGSPSTWVTLTVAGLAMGMIIFIIASGLTLVFGLMDVLNFGHGVFIALGAFVATSVLGAMGDWTGSDSLVRNLLAVLPAMLAAMLVAGAIGLAFERFIVRPVYGNHLKQILITMGGMIIGEELIKVIWGPQQIPLPLPVGMQGTLLLGDAAVEKYRLIAVVVGIAVFALLLWTLTRTKLGLLIRAGVQDREMVEALGYRIHLLFIGVFVAGSALAGLGGVMWGLYQQNVVPQMGAHVNVLIFIVLIIGGLGSTTGALVGALLVGLMANYTGFLVPKMALFSNILLMMAILLWRPQGVYALSR; encoded by the coding sequence ATGAAATCCGACGTCGACTGGATGCCCGTCGCGCTCGTGCCTGTGCTGGCGCTGCTCGTGCTGCCGTTCGTGGGCTCGCCCTCGACCTGGGTGACGCTCACCGTCGCCGGCCTGGCGATGGGCATGATCATCTTCATCATCGCCTCGGGCCTCACGCTGGTCTTCGGCCTGATGGACGTGCTGAATTTCGGCCACGGCGTGTTCATCGCTCTGGGGGCCTTCGTCGCCACCAGCGTGCTGGGCGCGATGGGCGACTGGACCGGGTCCGACAGCCTGGTGCGCAACCTGCTCGCGGTGCTGCCCGCCATGCTTGCCGCGATGCTGGTGGCCGGCGCGATCGGCCTTGCGTTCGAGCGCTTCATCGTGCGGCCGGTGTACGGCAACCACCTCAAGCAGATCCTGATCACGATGGGCGGGATGATCATCGGCGAGGAGTTGATCAAGGTCATCTGGGGCCCGCAGCAGATCCCGTTGCCGCTGCCGGTGGGGATGCAGGGCACGCTGCTGCTCGGCGATGCAGCCGTCGAGAAGTACCGGCTGATCGCCGTGGTGGTCGGCATCGCGGTGTTCGCGTTGCTGCTGTGGACGCTCACGCGCACCAAGCTCGGCCTGCTGATCCGCGCCGGCGTGCAGGACCGCGAGATGGTCGAGGCGCTGGGCTACCGCATCCACCTGCTGTTCATCGGCGTGTTCGTCGCCGGCAGCGCGCTCGCCGGCCTGGGCGGCGTGATGTGGGGGCTGTACCAGCAGAACGTGGTGCCGCAGATGGGCGCGCACGTGAACGTGCTGATCTTCATCGTGCTGATCATCGGCGGGCTGGGCTCGACGACGGGCGCGCTCGTGGGCGCGTTGCTGGTCGGCCTGATGGCCAACTACACCGGCTTCCTTGTGCCCAAGATGGCGCTGTTCTCCAACATCCTGCTGATGATGGCCATCCTGCTGTGGCGGCCGCAGGGTGTCTACGCGTTGAGCCGCTGA
- a CDS encoding branched-chain amino acid ABC transporter permease yields the protein MLARLLSRDFPRSRVLAVLLVAMLIALAVTPFAIPGVKALNVAAKVLVFMVLVASFDLLLGYTGIVSFAHTMFFGIGAYGVSIALTRMGPDWSALALGIAAALALSFVLALAIGLFSLRVRAIFFSMITLAFAAAFQTLASQLSEFTGGEDGLTYKVPEVLSPSFDFTLFGRDMDGRLVCYYLLLVVAVVLVLALLRIVNSPFGRVLQAIRENEFRAEAIGYKVVVFRTTSAILSALFATLAGAMLALWLRYNGPDTSLSFEVMLDVLLIVVIGGMGTIYGAAVGAGLFIVAQSYLQDLLRIASEAVSGLPWLAALLSPDRWLLWMGLLFVLSVYYFPTGIVGRLRSRAAGHQVTVRQ from the coding sequence ATGCTGGCCCGCCTGCTTTCCCGTGACTTCCCGCGCAGCCGCGTGCTGGCCGTGCTGCTGGTGGCGATGCTCATCGCGCTGGCCGTCACGCCGTTCGCGATCCCCGGCGTCAAGGCGCTGAACGTCGCCGCCAAGGTGCTGGTCTTCATGGTGCTGGTCGCCAGCTTCGACCTGCTGCTCGGCTACACCGGCATCGTGAGCTTCGCCCACACGATGTTCTTCGGCATCGGCGCCTATGGCGTCTCCATCGCCCTGACGCGCATGGGCCCGGACTGGAGCGCCCTGGCGCTGGGCATCGCCGCGGCGCTGGCGCTGTCCTTCGTGCTCGCGCTTGCCATCGGCCTGTTCTCGCTGCGCGTGCGCGCCATCTTCTTCTCCATGATCACGCTGGCTTTCGCGGCGGCGTTCCAGACGCTGGCCTCGCAGCTGTCCGAGTTCACCGGCGGCGAGGACGGCCTGACCTACAAGGTGCCCGAGGTGCTGTCGCCGTCGTTCGACTTCACGCTGTTCGGCCGCGACATGGACGGCCGCCTCGTCTGCTACTACCTGCTGCTCGTGGTGGCCGTGGTGCTGGTGCTGGCGCTGCTGCGCATCGTCAACTCGCCCTTCGGCCGCGTGCTGCAGGCGATCCGCGAGAACGAGTTCCGCGCCGAGGCCATCGGCTACAAGGTGGTGGTCTTCCGCACCACGTCCGCCATCCTGTCGGCGCTGTTCGCGACGCTTGCCGGCGCCATGCTGGCGCTCTGGCTGCGCTACAACGGCCCGGACACTTCGCTCTCCTTCGAGGTGATGCTCGACGTGCTGCTGATCGTGGTGATCGGCGGCATGGGCACGATCTACGGCGCCGCCGTCGGTGCCGGCCTGTTCATCGTGGCGCAAAGCTACCTGCAGGACCTGCTGCGCATCGCCAGCGAGGCTGTGTCCGGCCTGCCCTGGCTGGCCGCGCTGCTCTCGCCGGACCGCTGGCTGCTCTGGATGGGCCTGCTGTTCGTGCTGTCCGTCTACTACTTCCCCACCGGCATCGTCGGCCGCCTGCGCTCGCGGGCTGCCGGCCACCAGGTCACCGTTCGACAGTGA
- a CDS encoding carboxylesterase/lipase family protein, whose product MVRARKFLGRLAMAGAVFALAACGGGNDGGTGPLALVKSTHLGPVQGTQVASGAIAWKGIPFAAAPVGSLRWQPPQDPAPWTTARDATKFGNACSQYGRIYGPGSNNTYDATIGTTLNQAVGSEDCLYLNVWRPSGNQANLPVIVFFHGGSNVSGYTADPMYDGAALAQAANAIVVTPNFRVGILGFLSVPQLRTGDAQVDSGNFTLLDSIHALRWVQRNVQSFGGDPANVTVMGQSAGAINVWALQTSPLMVAANPRLFHRVMPLSGGISLPTNLAAGSIPTLSPAATYVAQGASLLQNLLIADGLATDATTAQAYIASKTDAEIATYLRGKSPSALYGVLLTKLALLGLSGSGPIPDGTVVAADPIAAIAGGNYVQVPVLAGNTRDEGKLFPSFLPLVGGTGNARIVTDAQLFANHLNYNPNAAPQTTVEQWITASYLPVNAPVTGFTARAETLNQVFFLRSRDNVLNTLKARQANVWYYRFDWDEQPAPWNDIYGAVHVADLPFLFGNFGPSLFGNVWFNEANKPGRLELSAAMMQTVGTFARNGDPNNASLGVAWPAWPGKLVFDASPTTKAIRTE is encoded by the coding sequence ATGGTCAGAGCCCGGAAGTTCCTGGGGCGCCTCGCGATGGCGGGCGCCGTGTTCGCGCTGGCTGCCTGCGGCGGCGGCAACGATGGCGGGACCGGCCCGCTCGCGCTGGTGAAGTCGACCCACCTCGGCCCGGTGCAGGGCACGCAGGTGGCGTCGGGCGCGATCGCCTGGAAAGGCATCCCGTTTGCCGCGGCCCCGGTCGGGTCGCTGCGATGGCAGCCCCCGCAGGATCCCGCCCCGTGGACGACCGCGCGGGACGCCACCAAGTTCGGCAACGCGTGCTCGCAGTACGGCCGCATCTATGGCCCGGGCTCGAACAACACCTACGACGCCACGATCGGCACGACGCTGAACCAGGCCGTCGGCAGCGAGGACTGCCTGTACCTGAACGTCTGGCGGCCGTCGGGCAACCAGGCCAACCTGCCCGTGATCGTCTTCTTCCACGGCGGCAGCAACGTGTCCGGCTACACCGCCGACCCGATGTACGACGGCGCGGCGCTCGCCCAGGCGGCGAACGCGATCGTCGTGACGCCGAACTTCCGCGTCGGCATCCTCGGGTTCCTGTCCGTGCCGCAGCTGCGCACCGGCGACGCGCAGGTGGACTCCGGCAACTTCACGTTGCTGGACAGCATCCACGCGCTGCGCTGGGTGCAGCGCAACGTGCAGTCCTTCGGTGGCGATCCGGCCAACGTGACCGTGATGGGCCAGTCGGCGGGCGCCATCAACGTCTGGGCGCTGCAGACCTCGCCGCTGATGGTGGCGGCCAACCCGCGACTGTTCCACCGCGTGATGCCGCTGTCCGGGGGCATCTCCCTGCCGACCAACCTGGCGGCGGGCAGCATCCCGACGCTCAGCCCCGCAGCGACCTACGTCGCCCAGGGCGCGTCGTTGCTGCAGAACCTGCTGATCGCCGACGGCCTGGCGACGGACGCGACGACCGCCCAGGCGTACATCGCGTCGAAGACCGACGCGGAGATCGCGACCTACTTGCGGGGCAAATCCCCCTCCGCCCTGTATGGCGTGCTGCTGACCAAGCTGGCGCTGCTCGGCCTGTCCGGTTCGGGCCCGATCCCCGACGGCACCGTGGTGGCGGCCGACCCGATCGCTGCGATCGCCGGCGGCAACTACGTGCAGGTTCCCGTCCTGGCGGGCAACACGCGTGACGAAGGCAAGCTGTTCCCGTCCTTCCTGCCCCTGGTCGGCGGCACCGGCAACGCGCGCATCGTCACCGACGCGCAGCTGTTCGCGAACCACCTGAACTACAACCCGAATGCGGCGCCGCAGACCACGGTGGAACAGTGGATCACCGCGTCGTACTTGCCGGTGAACGCCCCCGTCACCGGCTTCACGGCCCGCGCCGAGACGCTCAACCAGGTGTTCTTCCTGCGCAGCCGCGACAACGTGCTGAACACGTTGAAGGCGCGCCAGGCCAACGTCTGGTACTACCGCTTCGACTGGGACGAGCAGCCCGCGCCGTGGAACGACATCTACGGCGCCGTCCACGTGGCCGACCTGCCGTTCCTGTTCGGCAACTTCGGGCCGTCGCTGTTCGGCAACGTCTGGTTCAACGAGGCGAACAAGCCCGGACGCCTGGAACTGTCGGCCGCAATGATGCAGACGGTCGGCACGTTCGCGCGCAACGGCGATCCCAACAACGCCAGCCTGGGCGTGGCCTGGCCGGCATGGCCCGGCAAGCTCGTGTTCGACGCGTCGCCCACCACCAAGGCCATTCGGACCGAGTGA
- a CDS encoding ABC transporter substrate-binding protein, whose translation MSRLTQRLLGALALATSCLAHADVVIGQVAPLSGVLASTGQQMVLGGKVYFDSVNAKGGIHGQKLRVVTADDGYKVDETVKLTKQLASQPEVVALFGFAGTANIGQLLADKVLESAGIALVAPYTGGESLRTPFNPWIFHLRAGYADEAEHMVAQLFTLGTRRIAVVYQNDGFGKAGLTGVEAALARRNLKVAAAAPYERNTDNVAEAVKAIKAAEPQAVIMIAINKPAAAFIKQYREAGGGAQLFNISVVDPAELVKLAGLKNAHGLGITQVVPYPYTPNLPVIREYQDALRRYAPDAVPNYTSFEEFLGAKVLVEGIRRAGPNPTREKVLKALEGLRDHDLGGIKVHYAPDNRVGSRFVEITVIGGSGKLLK comes from the coding sequence ATGTCCCGCCTCACGCAGCGCCTGCTCGGCGCCCTCGCACTCGCCACCTCGTGCCTCGCGCACGCCGACGTCGTGATCGGCCAGGTCGCGCCGCTGTCGGGCGTGCTCGCGAGCACGGGCCAGCAGATGGTGCTGGGCGGCAAGGTCTACTTCGACAGCGTGAATGCCAAGGGCGGCATCCACGGCCAGAAGCTTCGCGTCGTCACGGCGGACGACGGCTACAAGGTCGACGAGACGGTCAAGCTGACGAAGCAGCTCGCTTCGCAGCCTGAAGTCGTCGCGCTGTTCGGCTTCGCCGGCACGGCCAACATCGGCCAGCTGCTGGCCGACAAGGTGCTCGAGTCCGCGGGCATCGCGCTGGTGGCGCCGTACACCGGCGGCGAGTCGCTGCGCACGCCGTTCAACCCGTGGATCTTCCACCTGCGCGCCGGCTACGCCGACGAGGCCGAGCACATGGTCGCGCAGCTGTTCACGCTGGGCACGCGACGCATCGCGGTGGTCTACCAGAACGACGGCTTCGGCAAGGCGGGCCTGACGGGCGTGGAGGCCGCGCTGGCGCGCCGCAACCTCAAGGTCGCCGCCGCCGCGCCGTACGAGCGCAACACGGACAACGTCGCCGAGGCCGTGAAGGCGATCAAAGCCGCCGAGCCGCAGGCGGTGATCATGATCGCCATCAACAAGCCTGCTGCTGCCTTCATCAAGCAGTACCGCGAAGCCGGTGGTGGCGCGCAGCTGTTCAACATCTCCGTCGTCGACCCGGCCGAACTGGTCAAGCTCGCCGGCCTGAAGAACGCACATGGGCTGGGCATCACGCAGGTGGTGCCGTACCCGTACACGCCCAACCTGCCTGTGATCCGCGAGTACCAGGATGCGCTCAGGCGCTACGCGCCCGACGCGGTGCCGAACTACACCAGCTTCGAGGAGTTCCTCGGCGCCAAGGTGCTGGTCGAGGGCATCCGTCGTGCGGGGCCGAACCCGACGCGCGAGAAGGTGCTCAAGGCGCTCGAAGGCCTGCGCGACCACGACCTCGGCGGCATCAAGGTGCACTACGCGCCCGATAACCGCGTCGGTTCCCGCTTCGTCGAGATCACCGTCATCGGTGGCTCCGGCAAGCTGCTGAAGTAG
- a CDS encoding alpha/beta fold hydrolase, which produces MSPSSHYVTCAGREIHYVEWGGGPATVVAWHGLARTGRDMDELAEHLAGRYRVICPDTVGRGLSQWSPDPHNEYTLAFYARIAADLFDALGIESAHWVGTSMGGAIGTVCAAGIAQPRMKGRIRSLVLNDNAPKLAQPALERIKAYAGNPPSFASVTELEAFFRTVYKPYGWLSDAQWRRLAETSTRRLPDGRVTPHYDPSMVRQFTDHPDDYALWEHYDRIDIPVLCLRGAESDLVERETTEEMLRRGPGSRGLARVVEVPGCGHAPALNVPEQLDLVGGFIDGCEHAARAAA; this is translated from the coding sequence ATGTCGCCCAGCTCGCACTACGTCACCTGCGCCGGCCGCGAGATCCACTACGTGGAGTGGGGCGGGGGGCCGGCCACCGTCGTCGCCTGGCACGGGCTCGCCCGCACCGGGCGCGACATGGACGAACTGGCGGAACACCTCGCCGGCCGCTACCGCGTGATCTGCCCGGACACCGTCGGCCGCGGCCTGTCCCAGTGGAGCCCGGACCCGCACAACGAGTACACGCTGGCGTTCTATGCGCGCATCGCGGCCGACCTGTTCGACGCGTTGGGCATCGAGTCCGCGCACTGGGTCGGCACGTCCATGGGTGGCGCCATCGGCACCGTGTGCGCCGCCGGGATCGCGCAGCCGCGCATGAAGGGCCGCATCCGCAGCCTGGTGCTGAACGACAACGCGCCGAAGCTGGCGCAGCCCGCGCTGGAGCGCATCAAGGCCTACGCCGGCAACCCGCCGTCGTTCGCCAGCGTCACCGAGCTGGAGGCCTTCTTCCGCACCGTCTACAAGCCGTACGGCTGGCTGAGCGACGCGCAGTGGCGCCGCCTGGCGGAGACGTCGACGCGCCGCCTGCCCGATGGCCGCGTGACGCCGCACTACGACCCGTCGATGGTGCGGCAGTTCACCGACCACCCCGACGACTACGCCTTGTGGGAGCACTACGACCGCATCGACATTCCGGTGCTGTGCCTGCGGGGTGCGGAATCGGACCTTGTCGAACGCGAGACGACCGAGGAGATGCTGCGCCGTGGTCCCGGTTCGCGCGGCTTGGCGCGTGTCGTCGAAGTGCCCGGGTGCGGGCACGCACCGGCGCTGAACGTCCCCGAGCAGCTGGACCTGGTTGGCGGCTTCATCGACGGCTGCGAGCACGCGGCTCGCGCGGCCGCCTAG
- the hemH gene encoding ferrochelatase, with protein MPAALPYQTEPPFTHGQAPSTGVLLCNLGTPDAPTTPAVRRYLREFLSDPRVVEIPRAAWLPLLHGVILPLRSSKSAAKYASIWMTEGSPLKVWTERQAKLLQGALGEAGHQRVKVRYAMRYGSPSIASQLDALKAEGATRILVLSAYPQYSGTTTASLVDAVGEWSRRVRHLPELRFVHRYHDDPGYIDALVAGVQAHWRSHGKPDHLVLSFHGVPERTLQLGDPYHCECQKTARLLAGRLGLDASQWTLTFQSRFGRAKWLEPATEATLRALAAKGVRRVDVTCPGFTSDCLETLEEIAQEGRVAFLQAGGKDFHHIPCLNADPAWIRALAGIAARHLDGWPTREPVSPQDLAQSRERATAMGAER; from the coding sequence CCTGCCCTATCAGACGGAGCCTCCTTTCACCCATGGCCAGGCTCCGTCCACGGGCGTGCTGCTCTGCAACCTCGGCACGCCCGACGCGCCGACGACGCCGGCCGTGCGGCGCTACCTGCGTGAATTCCTCTCCGATCCGCGTGTGGTCGAAATCCCGCGCGCGGCGTGGCTGCCGCTGCTGCACGGCGTGATCCTGCCGCTGCGGTCGTCGAAGTCGGCGGCCAAGTACGCCTCGATCTGGATGACCGAGGGCTCGCCATTGAAGGTGTGGACCGAGCGCCAGGCCAAGCTGCTGCAGGGCGCGCTCGGCGAGGCCGGCCACCAGCGCGTCAAGGTGCGCTATGCGATGCGCTATGGCTCGCCCTCGATCGCGTCGCAGCTCGATGCGCTGAAGGCCGAAGGCGCGACGCGCATCCTGGTGCTCAGCGCCTATCCCCAGTATTCCGGCACGACGACGGCCAGCCTGGTCGACGCCGTCGGCGAGTGGTCGCGGCGCGTGCGGCACCTGCCGGAGCTGCGCTTCGTGCACCGCTACCACGACGACCCGGGCTACATCGACGCCCTCGTCGCCGGCGTGCAGGCGCACTGGCGCTCGCATGGCAAGCCCGACCACCTCGTGCTGAGCTTCCACGGCGTGCCCGAACGCACGCTGCAGCTGGGCGACCCGTACCACTGCGAATGCCAGAAGACGGCGCGCCTGCTGGCCGGCCGGTTGGGGCTGGACGCATCGCAATGGACGCTGACGTTCCAGTCGCGGTTCGGGCGCGCGAAGTGGCTGGAGCCCGCCACCGAGGCGACGCTCCGGGCGCTGGCCGCCAAGGGCGTGCGCCGCGTGGACGTCACCTGCCCCGGGTTCACCAGCGACTGCCTGGAGACGCTGGAGGAGATCGCGCAGGAAGGCCGCGTCGCTTTCCTGCAGGCCGGTGGCAAGGACTTCCACCACATCCCCTGCCTGAATGCGGACCCCGCGTGGATCCGCGCGCTGGCGGGCATCGCCGCACGCCACCTCGACGGCTGGCCGACTCGCGAGCCGGTGTCGCCGCAGGATCTGGCGCAGTCGCGCGAGCGCGCGACTGCGATGGGCGCCGAACGCTAG